The genomic interval GGAACAGCCGTCCCCGGACGGTCTGGCCCAGGCGTTCCTTATCGGCGAGGAATTCATCGGCGAAGACTCGGTGTGCCTCGTCCTTGGCGACAACATCTTCCACGGCGCGGGCTTCTCTGGCATGCTTCGGGAGGCGGTCCGCACGGCCGAGGAGGATGGCAACGCCACGGTGTTCGGTTACTGGGTGGACGACCCGGAGCGTTATGGAGTTGCAGAATTCGATAAATCGGGGAATTGCCTTTCGATCGAAGAGAAGCCGCAGCATCCGAAATCGAACTACGCGGTGGTGGGCCTCTATTTCTATCCGAACGAGGTCGTGGAAGTGGCCAAAAGCATCAGGCCTTCGTCCCGCGGAGAGCTTGAGATTACGACGGTTAACCAGCGTTTTCTTTCGGACGGCAAGTTAAAGGTGCAGACCTTGGGACGGGGTTTCGCGTGGCTGGACACGGGTACGCACGACTCGCTGAGCGAAGCCTCGACGTTCATCGAGGTTATCGAGAAGCGCCAGGGTCTGAAGATCGCCTGCCTGGAGGGCATTGCTTACCGTCAGGGCTGGATCACGGCGGAGAAGCTGCGCGAGGTGGCTGCGCCGATGCTCAAGAATCAGTATGGGCAATACCTGCTGAAAGTCATCGGGGAAGTCGAACGCACGGGCGATGCGAACCTTTAATTCGCAGAATACACCATGAATATCATACGGACATCCATCGAAGGCGTGGTCATCGTCGAGCCGCGCCTTTTCCGGGACGCGCGGGGGTACTTTTTCGAGAGTTTCTCGCAGCGGGAGTTCGGCGAAAAGGTTCGTGCGGTGAATTTCGTCCAGGACAACGAGTCACGCTCGACCTGCGGGGTGCTGCGGGGGCTTCATTTCCAGCGTCCTCCCCATGCTCAGTCGAAGCTGGTTCGGTGCGTGCGCGGAGCGGTGTTGGACGTCGCGGTGGACATCCGCCGGGGGAGTCCGACCTACGGGCGTCATGTCGCCGTGGAGCTTACGGAGGATAACCACCTTCAGTTGTTCATCCCGCGGGGCTTCGCGCACGGGTTCGCCGTGCTGAGCGAGGAGGCGGTCTTCCAGTACAAGTGCGACGACTACTACGCTCCGGAAGCGGAAGACGGCATCGCCTGGGACGATCCGTCGTTGGGCATCGACTGGCGTATCCCGGAGGAGAAGATCATCCTGAGCGAGAAGGACCGCCGCCGTCCCCGGCTGTCGGATGCGGAGGGCGTGTTCGAATACGGCGCGGACGTGTGTTTACGATAAACGACGATAGAATATCTTGACAATATGATTATGGAGACAGGAAATAGGATGGAAAGAGCGATTATCGGAGCTCCGGCGTTCCGCCGGCGTCTGCGGTTCGTTCCGTTGCTGGTGCTTCTGAGCGTGTGTCAGACAGCCGTTTATGCCCAGTTGAGCGACGAAGCGGTGCTCGAGTATGCTTTGGAAGGTCGCCGGAACGGCAAGAGCGAGCATCAGATCGGCAGGGAGCTTTTGGCTCGAGGGGTTACGGCGGAGCAGGCTGAACGTCTGAAGCGGAAGTACGAAGAGAGCCAGGGCAGCGAAGTACGCGTTGCGGACCGCGGTATCTCGGGTCAGCAACGGGAACGGGTCCAGTCCTCCTCGGAACGGCTCACCGCGGGGAGTCTCGATGTGGTGAGTTCGGCAGCCACGGACCCCGCGGCGGATCGCTCGGACCCGCGCGAGGTCTTCGGGCGCGACGTGTTCCGGAGCCGCACGCTGACCTTCGAGCCGAACGAGAACCAGGCGACGCCGTCGAACTACCGTCTGGGTCCGGGCGACGAGGTCATCATCGACATCTGGGGGGAGAACGAGCGGAGCCTCCGAGAGGAGATCTCCCCCGAGGGCAATATCATGGTCGAACAGGTGGGTCCTGTGTATCTGAACGGGCTGACCATCGGCGAGGCGAACGCGAAGCTTCGAGAGGTCTTCGGACAGATCTACGCGGGGGTCTCGGGCGACAGTCCCGCATCGGAAGTGCGGGTTACGCTGGGGCGTTTACGCACGATCCAGGTGAATGTGATGGGAGAGGTCGAGACGCCCGGGACTTACCGTCTGTCGTCGTTTTCGACGGTCTTCCATGCGCTGTACCGCGCGGGAGGGGTTACTCCGATCGGCGGGCTTCGCGATATCGGCGTGATGCGCGGGGGCCGTGAGGTGGCGCGCGTGGACGTGTACGCCTACCTGCTGGAGGGTCGTCAGGACGACGACGTGCGTCTGGAAGAGGGCGACGTGGTGATCGTGCGCCCCTACGAGCTGCTGGTCAACGTCTCGGGGAAGGTGAAGCGTCCGATGCACTACGAGATGAAACGAGGCGAGACGCTGGGTCGTCTGCTGGACTACGCGGGCGGCTTCACGGGGGACGCCTACTCGAAGGAACTCCGGGTGATCCGCGAGACGGGGCGCGAATACCGGCTCTACAACGTCCGGGAGGGCGATTTCGGCGGATGGACGCTGGAGGACGGAGACGCGGTGACTGTGGGGTCCGTTCTGGACCGCTTCGCCAACCGCGTGGAGGTCCGCGGCTCGGTGTACCGGGAGGGGATGTACGAGCTGAGCGACGCGATGCACACGGTGCGGGCCCTGATCGAGCGCGCCGAGGGCCTGGAGGGCGACGCCTTCACGGGCCGCGCGCAGCTTCTTCGCGAGCGCGAGGACCTGTCGCTGGAGCTTCTGTCGCTGGACCTCGGGGGCATCATGTCGGGGCGTTCCGCAGACGTGGAGCTGCGGCGCAACGACGTGCTTATCGTTCCGAGCATCCACGAACTGGAGGAGCGCGGGTCCTTCACCATCGGCGGCGAGGTGGCTCGTCCGGGGGTGTACCCCTATGCCGCGCATACGACGATCGAGGACCTCGTGGTTCAGGCCGGAGGTCTTCTGGACGGGGCCTCTACGGTGAAGGTGGACGTCTCGCGGCGTATGAAGGACCCGAAGAGCCTGGAGCCGACGAGCGAGCTGGGCCGTATCTACACGTTCTCGCTCAAGGACGGACTGGTGACGGACGGCGGCGCGGACTTCGAGCTGGCGCCCTACGACATCGTGGAGGTCCGCCGCAGCCCGGGCTACCGGGAGCAGCGTCGCGTTACGCTGGATGGCGAGGCGGTGTTCTCGGGAGGCTATACGCTGGTGAAGAAGAACGAGCGCCTGTCGGACCTCGTGCGCCGCGCCGGGGGCCTCACGCCGGATGCCTACGCGCACGGGGCGCGTCTGATCCGCCGTCTGAACGACGAGGAGCGCGCAGTGCGCGAGACGACGCTGCGCATGGCCCGCCAGAACAGCCGGGGCGGAGATTCCCTGGCGCTGGACAAGCTGCAACTGGACGACTACTACACGGTGGGCATCGAGCTGGACAAGGCGCTGTCGAATCCCGGCTCGGACTACGACATGGTGCTGCGCGAGGGAGACCGTCTGGTGATCCCGGAATACGTCTCCACGGTGAGCATCTCGGGAGAGGTGATGTATCCCAATACGGTGCTCTACATGGCAGGCAAGCATCTGAAATACTATATCGGCCAGGCGGGCGGCTACGGGCTCCGTGCGAAGCGCAGCAAGGCGTACGTGATCTACATGAACGGCACGGTGTCCCGCGTGAAGAGCCTTCGCAAGGCGCGCATAGAGCCGGGGTGCGAGATCGTCATCCCCTCGAAGCGCGAGCGCAAGGGCATGAGCCTCCCGGCGATCATGAGCCTGGCCACGTCGGCGGCGTCGATCGGAACGATGGCGGCGTCGATCGCGAACCTGTCGAAATAAGCGGAAAGGACGATGGAAGAGATGAACAGAGCGACCGCCCCTGCGGGGGATGGTGAGATCGACCTGGCGGAGCTGGCGCGCAAGCTGTGGGCCGGACGCCGGAGGATCGTCAGATGGTGCGTCGCGGGGGCGTTGGCGGGACTCGTCATCGGCTTCAGCATCCCCAAGGAGTACACGGTTACGGTGAAGCTGGCCCCGGAGGTGCAGGGCGGGAAGCCGTCGCTGGGAGGACTGGGCTCCCTGGCCTCGATGGCCGGGATCAACGTGGGGAGCATGAACTCGGCGGATGCGATGTCTCCGGAGCTGTACCCCGATATCGTGCAGTCGGTGCCGTTCATGACCGAGCTGTTCGGCGTGGAGGTCCGCCTGGCGCGGGACGAGCGCCGGATGCCCGTCTCGGAGTATGTCTCCGAAGAGCTGCGCTCACCCTGGTGGAGCGCCGTCGCCGCAGCGCCGTTCAAGGCGCTGGGATGGTTCACGGGGCTGTTCCGCGCGGAGGACGACGAACGCCGCGGAACGGGCGTGACGGACCCCTTCCGCCTGACACGTGAGGAGAACGAGACGGTCGGAAGCCTCCAGGAGCGTATCGCGGCCAGCGTGGACAAGAAGACGATGGTCGTCTCGCTGGCGGTGACGATGCAGGACCCGCTCGTCGCGGCGACGCTGACCGACACGGTGATGCGCAACCTGCAGAACCACATCACGCAGTACCGCACGGACAAGGCGCGGCACGACCTGGAGTTCACGCAGCGGCTCTTCGACGAGGCGCAGGGAAAGTATTATGCGGCGCAGCAGCGATACGCGCAGTACGTGGACCAGAATCAGGCGCTCTCGCGGAAGAGCTTCCGAACGGAGCAGGAGCGGCTGCAGAACGAGATGTCGCTGGCGTACAGTCTCTACAACCAGACGGCCCAGCAGTTGCAGCTGGCCCGTGCGAAGGTCCAGGAATCGACCCCGGTCTATGCCGTCGTGCAGCCCGCGACTGTCCCGCTCAAACCCTCGAAACCTTCGAAGATCATGATTCTCGTCGGATGCGTGTTCCTCGCAGGGGCCGCTGCCGCGGCGTGGACACTTTTCGGAGAGGAAATAGCTGAAGGATTCCGGGAAAGGAAGGAATAGTGTTTTGAATAATTAGGTTTATAGGATCATGAATATTAAAGATGTTTTAAAAAGGCCGCTTTGCGAAATCATAGATGCCATAGAGGCCCGCTTATCGCGTCCCCGGTTGAGAATAATTAAAACGCTTTATGTGAATTTTCGTTGTTTCCCACTGAGAAACGCTGTGAAATTTCCTATTTTGATTTACGGTAGATTCAATATTCTGCGTCTTGGCAGGATTCGTATCGAGGCGCCTCGAATTTATCATGGAATGATCCGCTTTGGCCAGTTCACGAATAAGACACAATGTCCTACTCGTATCGTTAATTCTGGAACAATCGTATTTTCAGGAGATTGCGCTGTGTGGGGGGGGGTATTGCTCGAACTTGGCTCTGGTGCTGAACTGACGATAGGAGAGCATTCGTTACTTGGAGAGAATGTCAGATTCATGTTACGTCGCAAATGCGTTATCG from Alistipes dispar carries:
- the rfbA gene encoding glucose-1-phosphate thymidylyltransferase RfbA, which translates into the protein MKGIVLAGGTGTRLYPITKGVSKQLLPVYDKPMVYYPLSVLMLAGIRDILLISTPQDLPGFRRLLGDGSDYGIRLEYAEQPSPDGLAQAFLIGEEFIGEDSVCLVLGDNIFHGAGFSGMLREAVRTAEEDGNATVFGYWVDDPERYGVAEFDKSGNCLSIEEKPQHPKSNYAVVGLYFYPNEVVEVAKSIRPSSRGELEITTVNQRFLSDGKLKVQTLGRGFAWLDTGTHDSLSEASTFIEVIEKRQGLKIACLEGIAYRQGWITAEKLREVAAPMLKNQYGQYLLKVIGEVERTGDANL
- the rfbC gene encoding dTDP-4-dehydrorhamnose 3,5-epimerase; the protein is MNIIRTSIEGVVIVEPRLFRDARGYFFESFSQREFGEKVRAVNFVQDNESRSTCGVLRGLHFQRPPHAQSKLVRCVRGAVLDVAVDIRRGSPTYGRHVAVELTEDNHLQLFIPRGFAHGFAVLSEEAVFQYKCDDYYAPEAEDGIAWDDPSLGIDWRIPEEKIILSEKDRRRPRLSDAEGVFEYGADVCLR
- a CDS encoding SLBB domain-containing protein, with protein sequence MERAIIGAPAFRRRLRFVPLLVLLSVCQTAVYAQLSDEAVLEYALEGRRNGKSEHQIGRELLARGVTAEQAERLKRKYEESQGSEVRVADRGISGQQRERVQSSSERLTAGSLDVVSSAATDPAADRSDPREVFGRDVFRSRTLTFEPNENQATPSNYRLGPGDEVIIDIWGENERSLREEISPEGNIMVEQVGPVYLNGLTIGEANAKLREVFGQIYAGVSGDSPASEVRVTLGRLRTIQVNVMGEVETPGTYRLSSFSTVFHALYRAGGVTPIGGLRDIGVMRGGREVARVDVYAYLLEGRQDDDVRLEEGDVVIVRPYELLVNVSGKVKRPMHYEMKRGETLGRLLDYAGGFTGDAYSKELRVIRETGREYRLYNVREGDFGGWTLEDGDAVTVGSVLDRFANRVEVRGSVYREGMYELSDAMHTVRALIERAEGLEGDAFTGRAQLLREREDLSLELLSLDLGGIMSGRSADVELRRNDVLIVPSIHELEERGSFTIGGEVARPGVYPYAAHTTIEDLVVQAGGLLDGASTVKVDVSRRMKDPKSLEPTSELGRIYTFSLKDGLVTDGGADFELAPYDIVEVRRSPGYREQRRVTLDGEAVFSGGYTLVKKNERLSDLVRRAGGLTPDAYAHGARLIRRLNDEERAVRETTLRMARQNSRGGDSLALDKLQLDDYYTVGIELDKALSNPGSDYDMVLREGDRLVIPEYVSTVSISGEVMYPNTVLYMAGKHLKYYIGQAGGYGLRAKRSKAYVIYMNGTVSRVKSLRKARIEPGCEIVIPSKRERKGMSLPAIMSLATSAASIGTMAASIANLSK
- a CDS encoding Wzz/FepE/Etk N-terminal domain-containing protein, which encodes MEEMNRATAPAGDGEIDLAELARKLWAGRRRIVRWCVAGALAGLVIGFSIPKEYTVTVKLAPEVQGGKPSLGGLGSLASMAGINVGSMNSADAMSPELYPDIVQSVPFMTELFGVEVRLARDERRMPVSEYVSEELRSPWWSAVAAAPFKALGWFTGLFRAEDDERRGTGVTDPFRLTREENETVGSLQERIAASVDKKTMVVSLAVTMQDPLVAATLTDTVMRNLQNHITQYRTDKARHDLEFTQRLFDEAQGKYYAAQQRYAQYVDQNQALSRKSFRTEQERLQNEMSLAYSLYNQTAQQLQLARAKVQESTPVYAVVQPATVPLKPSKPSKIMILVGCVFLAGAAAAAWTLFGEEIAEGFRERKE
- a CDS encoding acyltransferase; this encodes MNIKDVLKRPLCEIIDAIEARLSRPRLRIIKTLYVNFRCFPLRNAVKFPILIYGRFNILRLGRIRIEAPRIYHGMIRFGQFTNKTQCPTRIVNSGTIVFSGDCAVWGGVLLELGSGAELTIGEHSLLGENVRFMLRRKCVIGKYARIAFDSQFMDSDFHYMLNIEDGTVKNCTSFIEIGAYNWIGNRTTVKKGTVTPDYTIVAAPNAMLSKDYTKICSPFPILAGCPAKQIASGYRRVFNIQTERDLTESFKNDTGFITCDLSDNIDDFCNNHPKP